The Panthera uncia isolate 11264 chromosome C1 unlocalized genomic scaffold, Puncia_PCG_1.0 HiC_scaffold_3, whole genome shotgun sequence genome includes a region encoding these proteins:
- the LOC125911152 gene encoding tubulin alpha-4A chain isoform X1 produces the protein MRPGTMPCVPAAEIRSPECRLKTSSEGLKPGSPLLTLARQRECISVHVGQAGVQMGNACWELYCLEHGIQPDGQMPSDKTIGGGDDSFTTFFCETGAGKHVPRAVFVDLEPTVIDEIRNGPYRQLFHPEQLITGKEDAANNYARGHYTIGKEIIDPVLDRIRKLSDQCTGLQGFLVFHSFGGGTGSGFTSLLMERLSVDYGKKSKLEFSIYPAPQVSTAVVEPYNSILTTHTTLEHSDCAFMVDNEAIYDICRRNLDIERPTYTNLNRLISQIVSSITASLRFDGALNVDLTEFQTNLVPYPRIHFPLATYAPVISAEKAYHEQLSVAEITNACFEPANQMVKCDPRHGKYMACCLLYRGDVVPKDVNAAIAAIKTKRSIQFVDWCPTGFKVGINYQPPTVVPGGDLAKVQRAVCMLSNTTAIAEAWARLDHKFDLMYAKRAFVHWYVGEGMEEGEFSEAREDMAALEKDYEEVGIDSYEDEDEGEE, from the exons ATGCGCCCTGGCACCATGCCCTGCGTCCCTGCAGCGGAGATCCGGAGCCCAGAGTGTCGGCTCAAGACCTCGAGCGAAGGGTTAAAGCCCGGGTCGCCACTCCTAACCCTGGCGAGACAG CGTGAATGCATCTCAGTTCATGTGGGGCAAGCAGGTGTCCAGATGGGCAATGCCTGTTGGGAGCTCTACTGCCTGGAACATGGGATTCAGCCTGATGGGCAGATGCCCAGTGATAAGACCATCGGTGGAGGGGACGACTCCTTTACCACCTTCTTCTGTGAAACCGGTGCTGGAAAGCATGTGCCACGGGCAGTGTTTGTGGATCTGGAGCCCACTGTGATTG ATGAGATCCGAAATGGCCCATACCGGCAGCTCTTCCACCCAGAGCAGCTCATCACTGGGAAGGAGGATGCCGCCAACAACTATGCCCGTGGTCACTATACCATTGGCAAGGAGATCATTGACCCCGTACTGGACCGGATCCGCAAGCTG TCTGACCAGTGCACAGGACTTCAGGGCTTCCTGGTGTTCCACAGCTTCGGAGGGGGCACCGGCTCGGGCTTCACCTCACTCCTGATGGAGCGGCTCTCGGTTGACTACGGCAAGAAATCCAAGCTGGAGTTCTCCATCTACCCCGCCCCCCAGGTGTCCACGGCCGTGGTGGAGCCCTACAACTCCATCCTGACCACCCACACCACCCTGGAGCACTCGGACTGTGCCTTCATGGTGGACAACGAGGCCATCTATGACATCTGCCGCCGCAACCTGGACATCGAGCGCCCCACCTACACCAACCTCAACCGGCTCATCAGCCAGATCGTCTCGTCCATCACGGCTTCCCTGCGCTTCGACGGGGCCCTCAACGTGGACCTGACGGAGTTCCAGACCAACCTGGTGCCCTACCCTCGCATCCACTTCCCCCTGGCCACCTATGCGCCGGTCATCTCTGCAGAGAAGGCCTACCACGAGCAGCTGTCCGTGGCAGAGATCACCAATGCCTGCTTCGAGCCTGCCAACCAGATGGTGAAGTGCGATCCCCGTCACGGCAAGTACATGGCCTGCTGCCTGCTGTACCGCGGAGACGTGGTGCCCAAGGACGTCAACGCCGCCATCGCCGCCATCAAGACCAAGCGCAGCATTCAGTTCGTGGACTGGTGCCCCACGGGCTTCAAGGTTGGTATCAACTACCAGCCACCCACCGTGGTGCCCGGGGGTGACCTGGCCAAGGTGCAGCGCGCCGTGTGCATGCTGAGCAACACGACCGCCATCGCGGAGGCCTGGGCCCGCCTGGACCACAAGTTCGACCTGATGTATGCCAAGAGGGCCTTTGTGCACTGGTATGTGGGCGAgggcatggaggagggggagTTCTCTGAGGCCCGGGAGGATATGGCTGCCCTGGAGAAGGATTACGAGGAGGTGGGCATCGACTCCTATGAGGACGAGGATGAGGGAGAAGAATAG
- the LOC125911152 gene encoding tubulin alpha-4A chain isoform X2 yields the protein MRECISVHVGQAGVQMGNACWELYCLEHGIQPDGQMPSDKTIGGGDDSFTTFFCETGAGKHVPRAVFVDLEPTVIDEIRNGPYRQLFHPEQLITGKEDAANNYARGHYTIGKEIIDPVLDRIRKLSDQCTGLQGFLVFHSFGGGTGSGFTSLLMERLSVDYGKKSKLEFSIYPAPQVSTAVVEPYNSILTTHTTLEHSDCAFMVDNEAIYDICRRNLDIERPTYTNLNRLISQIVSSITASLRFDGALNVDLTEFQTNLVPYPRIHFPLATYAPVISAEKAYHEQLSVAEITNACFEPANQMVKCDPRHGKYMACCLLYRGDVVPKDVNAAIAAIKTKRSIQFVDWCPTGFKVGINYQPPTVVPGGDLAKVQRAVCMLSNTTAIAEAWARLDHKFDLMYAKRAFVHWYVGEGMEEGEFSEAREDMAALEKDYEEVGIDSYEDEDEGEE from the exons ATG CGTGAATGCATCTCAGTTCATGTGGGGCAAGCAGGTGTCCAGATGGGCAATGCCTGTTGGGAGCTCTACTGCCTGGAACATGGGATTCAGCCTGATGGGCAGATGCCCAGTGATAAGACCATCGGTGGAGGGGACGACTCCTTTACCACCTTCTTCTGTGAAACCGGTGCTGGAAAGCATGTGCCACGGGCAGTGTTTGTGGATCTGGAGCCCACTGTGATTG ATGAGATCCGAAATGGCCCATACCGGCAGCTCTTCCACCCAGAGCAGCTCATCACTGGGAAGGAGGATGCCGCCAACAACTATGCCCGTGGTCACTATACCATTGGCAAGGAGATCATTGACCCCGTACTGGACCGGATCCGCAAGCTG TCTGACCAGTGCACAGGACTTCAGGGCTTCCTGGTGTTCCACAGCTTCGGAGGGGGCACCGGCTCGGGCTTCACCTCACTCCTGATGGAGCGGCTCTCGGTTGACTACGGCAAGAAATCCAAGCTGGAGTTCTCCATCTACCCCGCCCCCCAGGTGTCCACGGCCGTGGTGGAGCCCTACAACTCCATCCTGACCACCCACACCACCCTGGAGCACTCGGACTGTGCCTTCATGGTGGACAACGAGGCCATCTATGACATCTGCCGCCGCAACCTGGACATCGAGCGCCCCACCTACACCAACCTCAACCGGCTCATCAGCCAGATCGTCTCGTCCATCACGGCTTCCCTGCGCTTCGACGGGGCCCTCAACGTGGACCTGACGGAGTTCCAGACCAACCTGGTGCCCTACCCTCGCATCCACTTCCCCCTGGCCACCTATGCGCCGGTCATCTCTGCAGAGAAGGCCTACCACGAGCAGCTGTCCGTGGCAGAGATCACCAATGCCTGCTTCGAGCCTGCCAACCAGATGGTGAAGTGCGATCCCCGTCACGGCAAGTACATGGCCTGCTGCCTGCTGTACCGCGGAGACGTGGTGCCCAAGGACGTCAACGCCGCCATCGCCGCCATCAAGACCAAGCGCAGCATTCAGTTCGTGGACTGGTGCCCCACGGGCTTCAAGGTTGGTATCAACTACCAGCCACCCACCGTGGTGCCCGGGGGTGACCTGGCCAAGGTGCAGCGCGCCGTGTGCATGCTGAGCAACACGACCGCCATCGCGGAGGCCTGGGCCCGCCTGGACCACAAGTTCGACCTGATGTATGCCAAGAGGGCCTTTGTGCACTGGTATGTGGGCGAgggcatggaggagggggagTTCTCTGAGGCCCGGGAGGATATGGCTGCCCTGGAGAAGGATTACGAGGAGGTGGGCATCGACTCCTATGAGGACGAGGATGAGGGAGAAGAATAG